One part of the Sorangiineae bacterium MSr11954 genome encodes these proteins:
- a CDS encoding type II toxin-antitoxin system VapC family toxin, translating into MKVLLDSHALVWSLTAPNLLSRKARAVVEDPETELYVSSASVWELFIKFHRGKLRGAESLMNGFDGHLVRLGAFELTIAHRHARLSATLPHPHRDPFDRMLAAQSIVEDLPIVTYDRQIAALGARTVW; encoded by the coding sequence ATGAAGGTGCTCCTGGATTCGCATGCTCTCGTTTGGTCGCTGACGGCGCCCAATCTTTTGTCGCGCAAGGCCCGCGCCGTCGTCGAAGATCCGGAGACGGAGCTCTACGTGAGCAGCGCGTCCGTCTGGGAGTTGTTCATCAAATTCCACCGAGGAAAGCTTCGAGGCGCCGAGTCCTTGATGAACGGTTTCGACGGGCATCTCGTTCGCCTCGGGGCCTTCGAGCTGACGATTGCCCACCGGCACGCGCGCCTGAGCGCGACATTGCCGCATCCGCATCGCGATCCATTCGACCGGATGTTGGCTGCGCAGTCGATCGTCGAAGATCTGCCGATCGTGACCTACGATCGGCAGATCGCGGCGCTGGGTGCGAGGACGGTTTGGTAG
- a CDS encoding type II toxin-antitoxin system prevent-host-death family antitoxin, whose protein sequence is MKANKKSVNVHEAKTHFSKLLEIAHAGAEIIIAKAGKPYAKLVPLERASKRPLGFVQATVAPEVFEPLAEDELLDWEEGSLVPKASGKKRRPR, encoded by the coding sequence GTGAAGGCGAACAAGAAGAGCGTCAACGTTCACGAGGCAAAGACGCACTTCTCCAAGCTGCTCGAGATTGCGCACGCGGGTGCGGAGATCATCATCGCAAAGGCCGGAAAGCCCTACGCCAAGCTCGTGCCTTTGGAGCGAGCTTCCAAACGCCCCCTGGGGTTCGTCCAGGCCACCGTGGCGCCGGAGGTGTTCGAGCCACTCGCGGAGGACGAGCTCCTCGACTGGGAAGAGGGGTCGCTCGTTCCGAAGGCTTCAGGAAAAAAACGGCGGCCTCGATGA
- a CDS encoding nucleotide-binding protein: protein MSTERRMWTNVTAAMARQDNCVSAISRITSLSDAAVRRRLEEAHGKTLVRNVFEDRWRSDNDDTATLGEMTAAMARADDPVSALARMTNLSEATVRRRLGEVHGKTLVRNLFQDRWPADSDADALGDLTAATARDEERIRDIAEVTGLSEATVRRRLGEAHGRTFVRNLFEDCWPSEDGIDANALGDLTAATARDEGRVNNIAEITGLSEATVRRRLEEAHGRTFVRNLFEDCWPSEDGIDANALGDLTAATARDDDRVNSIAEVTGLSEATVRKRLEEAHGRTFVRNLFEDCWPSEDGIDANALGDLTAATARDEGRLNRIAEVTGLSEAAVRKRLEEAHGRTFVRNLFEDCWPSEDGIDANALGDLTAATARDEERVRIIAEVAGLSEATVRRRLEGAHGRTFVRNLFEEGWPAEGARLMHNGNARGDKRAHGSAPVRERGEYRPSPNPVAESGNNRDARVPAPGPTRPRIVIGSSVEGLKAAKAVQVNLDHAAECTVWCQGLFRLSQTSMEAIDSWRGKFDFAILVLTPDDETVKRGQKRLAPRDNVIFELGFFIGQLGRSKTFVVHPRGDASPVLPSDLEGLTAATYAPHGDGNYESALGAACSKIEHTIERMWPPRGASES, encoded by the coding sequence GTGAGTACCGAGCGACGGATGTGGACCAACGTCACCGCGGCGATGGCACGCCAAGACAATTGCGTGAGCGCCATCTCGCGCATCACGAGCCTGAGCGATGCGGCGGTTCGGCGGCGTTTGGAAGAGGCCCATGGCAAGACCCTCGTTCGAAATGTGTTCGAGGACCGTTGGCGGTCCGACAACGACGACACGGCCACCCTCGGGGAGATGACGGCGGCCATGGCGCGCGCCGACGATCCCGTGAGCGCGCTCGCCCGCATGACGAACCTGAGCGAGGCCACCGTTCGGCGGCGATTGGGAGAGGTCCACGGCAAAACGCTCGTACGAAACCTGTTCCAAGACCGATGGCCAGCCGACAGCGACGCAGACGCTCTCGGCGATCTGACGGCGGCGACGGCGCGCGATGAAGAGCGCATCCGGGACATTGCCGAAGTGACGGGGCTGAGCGAGGCCACCGTTCGGAGACGGTTGGGAGAGGCTCACGGCAGAACGTTCGTGCGCAACCTGTTCGAGGACTGCTGGCCTTCGGAAGATGGCATCGACGCAAACGCTCTTGGCGACCTGACCGCGGCAACGGCGCGCGATGAAGGTCGGGTGAATAACATCGCGGAAATTACGGGGCTGAGCGAAGCAACCGTTCGGAGACGGTTGGAAGAGGCTCATGGCAGAACGTTCGTGCGCAACCTGTTCGAGGACTGCTGGCCCTCGGAAGATGGCATCGACGCAAACGCTCTCGGCGATCTGACCGCGGCGACGGCGCGCGATGACGATCGCGTGAACAGCATCGCCGAGGTGACGGGGCTGAGCGAAGCAACCGTTCGGAAACGGCTGGAAGAGGCTCATGGCAGAACGTTCGTGCGCAACCTGTTCGAGGACTGCTGGCCCTCGGAAGATGGCATCGACGCAAACGCTCTCGGCGACCTGACCGCGGCGACGGCGCGCGATGAAGGTCGCCTGAATCGCATCGCCGAAGTGACGGGGCTGAGCGAAGCTGCCGTTCGGAAACGGCTGGAAGAGGCCCATGGCAGAACGTTCGTGCGCAACCTGTTCGAGGACTGCTGGCCCTCGGAAGATGGCATCGACGCAAACGCTCTCGGCGACCTGACCGCGGCAACGGCGCGCGATGAAGAGCGCGTGCGCATCATCGCCGAGGTGGCGGGTCTGAGCGAAGCAACCGTTCGGCGACGGTTGGAAGGTGCGCATGGGAGGACGTTCGTGCGCAACCTGTTCGAGGAAGGATGGCCAGCAGAAGGAGCGAGACTGATGCACAATGGAAATGCACGTGGCGATAAGCGTGCGCACGGGAGCGCACCTGTTCGGGAGCGGGGCGAGTATCGGCCCTCACCAAATCCTGTTGCAGAGTCCGGCAACAATCGAGACGCGCGCGTGCCCGCGCCCGGTCCGACCCGACCGCGAATCGTCATTGGGTCATCCGTGGAGGGGCTGAAAGCAGCAAAGGCCGTTCAGGTGAACCTGGATCATGCTGCAGAGTGCACCGTGTGGTGCCAGGGCCTTTTTCGGCTGTCGCAAACGTCGATGGAGGCCATCGATTCGTGGCGAGGAAAGTTCGACTTCGCCATTCTCGTTCTTACGCCGGACGACGAGACCGTAAAGCGCGGTCAAAAGCGCCTTGCCCCGCGCGACAACGTGATCTTCGAGCTCGGGTTCTTCATCGGCCAGCTCGGGCGCTCGAAGACCTTCGTCGTCCATCCCCGCGGCGACGCGTCGCCCGTGTTGCCCTCGGACCTCGAGGGACTCACGGCCGCGACGTATGCCCCGCACGGGGATGGAAACTACGAATCGGCGTTGGGCGCGGCGTGCTCCAAAATCGAGCACACCATCGAGCGCATGTGGCCGCCGCGCGGCGCGAGCGAATCGTAG
- a CDS encoding BtpA/SgcQ family protein has product MSVSGAPPPMATFSRLVGVIHLPPLPGSPLWALPMRAIVERTVEDARILEGAGYHLAMIENFGDTPFIRHKVPPVTIAAMTACAEAVRSAFPRLPLGINVLRNDAEAALSIAAVVGAACIRVNVHTGARVTDQGIIEGDAASTLRTRRALSAEAVNIWADVDVKHSAPLAPRPVADEASDLITRAMVDAILVTGSGTGKSIDPAQISLVRSATGNAPLYVASGARPEDLPALATLCDGVIVGSALRANGVAGGPVNIAAATTFAKAFRAVFPRDSVPG; this is encoded by the coding sequence GTGAGCGTCTCCGGCGCACCGCCGCCCATGGCGACGTTCTCGCGGCTGGTCGGGGTCATTCACCTGCCGCCCTTGCCGGGGAGCCCTCTCTGGGCGCTGCCCATGCGGGCCATCGTCGAGCGCACGGTGGAGGACGCGCGCATCCTCGAGGGCGCGGGCTATCACCTGGCGATGATTGAAAACTTCGGGGACACCCCGTTCATCCGCCACAAGGTCCCGCCGGTCACCATCGCGGCGATGACCGCGTGCGCGGAGGCCGTACGCTCGGCCTTTCCGCGTCTTCCGCTGGGCATCAACGTCCTTCGCAACGACGCCGAGGCTGCGCTATCCATCGCCGCCGTGGTGGGCGCCGCCTGCATCCGGGTCAACGTCCACACCGGCGCGCGCGTGACCGATCAAGGCATCATCGAGGGCGACGCCGCGAGCACCCTCCGCACCCGGCGCGCGCTCTCGGCCGAAGCCGTGAACATCTGGGCCGACGTCGACGTCAAACACTCCGCCCCGCTGGCCCCCCGTCCCGTGGCCGACGAAGCCTCCGACCTCATCACGCGCGCCATGGTCGACGCCATCCTCGTCACCGGCTCCGGCACCGGCAAGAGCATCGATCCCGCCCAAATCTCCCTCGTCCGCTCCGCCACCGGCAACGCCCCCCTCTATGTCGCCAGCGGCGCGCGCCCCGAGGATCTCCCGGCCCTGGCGACCCTCTGCGACGGCGTCATCGTCGGCAGCGCCCTACGGGCCAACGGCGTCGCCGGCGGCCCCGTCAACATCGCGGCGGCCACCACCTTCGCCAAGGCCTTCCGCGCGGTCTTTCCACGTGACTCCGTGCCGGGGTGA